tggccatataccacaaaccaccgaggtgccttattgttattataaactggttaccaacataattagagcagtaaaaatacattttttgtcatatccgtggtatacggtctgaaatATCACggatgtcagccaatcagcattcagggctccaaccacccagtttataaaaggACCAATAGAATCTGGTATACTGATCTACAAACTGGGTGTGTTAGAAATGAAACCCACATGATCTAGTACCTATAGTCAGTGGTGGTTCAGCCTGCTGTGTAAGTTTCCTATTGTGTGGATTTAAGTAGAAGTATAAACGAGCTAAATCAGTGTCAGAATAGGAAACAAATGCCACTTGAATCTACGAAATAGATCACCTGATCCGAAGTTGTAAAACGTAGCCCTGCTACTCCACACTATCCAGATACAGACCAGGGGTGCACAACACCTGTCTTGGAAGGCTATTGATTTCCTAGGTAGCCTATTGATAACATTAATTAATCAGTGTCATGCAGAAACAAAATCGGAAGGACTAACAACCttgtggtctgtgttaatatgcaCCCCTGAcattaacctctacaggatcggtgggtgTCCCGCGGGGCGGTTGAGCTAACTACTGTGTTATTTTGTTGCAGGAGGAACTCAAGACTGCACTGCAACCCTTACAAGAGAAGCTAAAGATCTTTAACATAGTTAAAGTAACATGTGATAGAACAGCAGAACACATAATGGTTAGACTACGGAATGCTGTTAGTATGCAgtattttgtatatatttaatTCACCAAGTGTGTGAATAAACAGTTACCCACGTATTCCTCTCACTGTATCCAGAGCCAGGCCCAGACTACAGAAAAGCAAGTTAAGAAGGAGTTTGAGAAGCTTCACCAGTTTCTACGAGAGGAAGAGGCAGCCAGGATAGCTGctatgagggaggaagaggagcagaaGAGTCATCGGATGAAGAAGAAGATTGAGGAGATGAGTAAAGAGATATCATGCCTTTCAGACACAATCCGAGCCATACAGGAGGAGCTCGGAGCTGAAGACATCTCATTTCTACAAGTAAGAACCAACATATTTGTCCTTTGTAGACATGATTGTATGATAAATTGATTGGTAACGTTGACAACCCTCTATCCTTCTGCAGAACTACACAGCCACGGTGAAAAGGTAAGTCATctccctcctgtgtctctcttctctgtgGTTCTGAATCTGAACCCAACCGCACAACAGCACTGAGTCTTCAATGTTATTACAGAGCCGAGTCCACACTGCCAGATCCACAGCTGGTCTCAGGAGCGCTGATAGATGTGGCCAAACACCTGGGCAACCTGAAGTTCAGAGTCTGGGAGAAGATGCATGACATTGTTCAGTACAGTGAGTATTGTGTTATGATTatacaaataaaattgatgaTTTTATATTTGTACCAAAGAAACAAACAGAACTAGACAGTCATGGATATGCACATTTATAATTGTATTGGAAAATATGCAATGTATTATGTTAATCATAGCATAAAAGTAGTTATTAAAAAATAAACATCATATGAAATGTCCTTTTAGTTTTAGTCATACTATGTTTCCGTTCTATCTCTTTAGGTCCTGTGATTCTGGACCCCAACACTGGTCACCcaggtctcctcctctctgatgATCTGACCAGTATGAGATGCATTGGAGTGACACAGAAGTTACCTGACAACCCAGAGAGGTTTGCTAAATCTCACTTTGTCCTGGGCTCAGAGGGCTTTAACTCAGGGACACACAGCTGGGACATTGAGGTTGGAGATATTCAATTCTTTGCTGTAGGTGTGGCCCCAGAGTCTGTCTCCAGGGAAGGACATGGTGACTGGGTTAGAATGTGTGGAATACAGTGGTGTAATGCTAGATACATGCCATATTTCTCCCCCACCCTATTCACATTGAAACAGAGAGCTCCTCAGAGGGTCAGAGTACAACTGAACAGGGACAGAGGAAAGCTGTCATTCTCTGACCCTGATAacaacacacacctacacacatcaacacacactttCACTGAAAGAGtctttccattcttttactttaatTGGTCTACTTTCTCACATTCACTAAGAGTCTTACCAGTGAAAACCTCCGTAACAGTGGAACAGCACAACTAGAGTAGGGAGGGCGAATGAATGGGCTTTTACACAGTCATTATGGGAACTCTTTGTTTAAGCTCCTGGTTAAATTCCGcataagaaaaaaaaaaactctctAAATGGTTAAACCAGTAACAAATATATGTGATTATTGTAAAAATTTGCTTAATTTACTATCAtcctaaactaagatatttaatTATTTTGCTATATCTAATGAATGTATATTATACTACTTTCCATGATGTGGACAGCATGTGTTACTACATTACACAAGCTGCTGTTTTGACCACATCGAATTGGGGGGGAATTACACATCTTAGTATAAAAGTTTATAGTTAGCACGATAACACAAGATCAAAACATAAAACAGATGAATATCTTTGGTTTTGTACTGTTGATTTTGTCATATGTGCTGGGGGTCTCAAGACTCTTGCTGTCAGTATCTAAGTTTCCATCCAATTGCTGACAGATGTTCATGCAATTAtcctaaaatctgcataaagaaaatatgttttcccaccagtggtgtgttccaccaaacggacttgttgcggataaaaatctgtgtgtgatgacgtagtgcacacaaaatgtacgtgcactctagccaacagctcaaatcaaatcaaatcgcaGGTACAGTGTGGGTAGGCTGTGTTGGGTAGACTGTGTGGGGTAGGCTGTGAAGGTAGACTGTGAAGTTAGGCTGTGTGGGGTAGACTGTGAAGGTAGACTGTGAAGGTAGACTGTGAAGTTAGGCTGTGTGGGGTAGACTGTGAAGGTAGACTGTGAAGGTAGAAGGATAGTTTACGTGATGAGAATATTATTAataagagcgagaatattttttatttgtcaacagcagtcaagcatcgatcatcatgtcaccagaataaggcCCTGGATAGTTATcagaaaggagcatcaagctcatcaccgtatactttcaccaccctgtgaagttcattctAACTTAtgatgtagcctaataaactgcatggtttccagagtcatagtgggaggaccacacaccatatcattgcgtgactccaagtttacttcgatatgatggttattatatcaacatttcaaatgaaattgtattagtcacatgcgccgaacacaacaggtgtagaccttacagtgaaatgtttacttatgagccccaaaccaacaatgcagttaaaaataagaataagaactggtgcagctgtagaactttttgaggacccatgacaaatcttttcagtctcttgagggggaataggctttgtcctgccctcttcatgactgtcttggtgtgttttggaccatgatagtttgttggtgatgtggacaccaaggaagttgaagctctcaacctgctccactacggccccgtcgatgagaacagctgaactaagctcatgaggcatttataagttatattcttcaagaatcaatgggcacATTTAATTAATTCATAAGTGAACA
The sequence above is a segment of the Salvelinus fontinalis isolate EN_2023a chromosome 15, ASM2944872v1, whole genome shotgun sequence genome. Coding sequences within it:
- the LOC129811450 gene encoding E3 ubiquitin-protein ligase TRIM35-like, giving the protein MASRSFLLEEDHSCPVCMDIFVDPVLLSCSHNFCKSCLQQCWKGLETQECPICRPSKHESLSNEPLVLKNLCDALEERCQRASAGSELLCSKHSEKLKLFCLDDKQPVCFVCQTSRKHKNHTFCPIDEAAQDYKEELKTALQPLQEKLKIFNIVKVTCDRTAEHIMSQAQTTEKQVKKEFEKLHQFLREEEAARIAAMREEEEQKSHRMKKKIEEMSKEISCLSDTIRAIQEELGAEDISFLQNYTATVKRAESTLPDPQLVSGALIDVAKHLGNLKFRVWEKMHDIVQYSPVILDPNTGHPGLLLSDDLTSMRCIGVTQKLPDNPERFAKSHFVLGSEGFNSGTHSWDIEVGDIQFFAVGVAPESVSREGHGDWVRMCGIQWCNARYMPYFSPTLFTLKQRAPQRVRVQLNRDRGKLSFSDPDNNTHLHTSTHTFTERVFPFFYFNWSTFSHSLRVLPVKTSVTVEQHN